The genome window GCTCGAGCAGGCTTTTGGTCTGGGCGGATCTTTGGATAGCACCTTTACGGCGAATCCGCGCCTGCTCATAAAATACGGAGCGATGTTTAAGCGAGTTTTGCACATTGGCAACCTCAGCCAATTTCACTTCGCAATTTTGCGACAATCTGGACAATTTCCCGCCAAACCGCCAAACTGGTGCAAATCACTGCTGCGCCCGGTTTTTGGGCCAGCCATAAGGGGGAGGCAGAGTGCGGTCCGACTATTGGGATCAGCCGGCGTTTGAGACCATCCGTCCACGGCGGCTGGTGGCTCCACTGGTGTTCAACTCCGCCCATTCCGGCCGCGTCTATCCCGACCGCTTCCTGGCCATGACCCGGCTCGACCACCTCTCCATCCGCCAGTCCGAGGATGCCTGGGTCGACGAACTCTTTGCCCGCGCGCCCCATCTGGGCGCCCCCATGCTGCGGGCGCATTTCCCCCGGGCCTATCTCGACGTCAATCGCGAACCCTGGGAACTCGATCCCGCCATGTTCGTCGAGCCCCTGTCGGATCGCTTCAACACCACCTCGCCCCGCGTCGCCGCGGGCCTGGGTACGCTGGCGCGCGTGGTGGCCGAGAACAAGCCCATCTATCGCGACCGGCTGACGCTCGATGATGCGCGCATGCGCATCGAAGGCATCTACCATCCCTATCATTCAGCCCTGCAAAAGCTGCTGAGCGAAGCTATCGCCGCCTTTGGCGTGGCCATATTGATCGATTGCCACTCCATGCCGCGCATCACCCGCAGCGCCGAACGCGCCGCGCCCGATATCGTCCTGGGGGACCGCTATGGCACCACCTGCGCGCCGGGCCTGGTCGATCTGGTCGAAACCATCTTTGCCGGCGCCGGCCTCAAGGTCGCCCGCAACCGCCCCTATGCCGGGGGCTTTGCCACCCGCTCCTATGGCCGCCCGCAGCATGGCGTCCATGCTCTCCAGATCGAGATCAGCCGCCACCTCTATATGAATGAGGTAACCCTGGCCAAAAACGAAGGCTTCGACGCCACCAAGGCCCTGGTCGAACGGCTCATCCTCTCCCTGATCGGCCTCGATCTCGTCGCCCTGGCCGGCCCCCCGCCCCAACCGGAAAAAGAAGCCGCCGAATAGGCTTTGCCGCGCCAGCGGAGACCCCTGTTTGCTTCCTCTTTCCACAATGCTACTGAGCCCCCAGTAGACCTCATGGTGAGCTTGTCGAACCAGGAGGTCGTGGCACGTTTTCCCGGACCTCCCATGACCCTCGACCTCGCCAAAATCGAACAAACCCTGCTCGCTGCCGCCGAGGCCGCCGCGACGCGCACCCTGCCCCTGTTCCGCACGCCGCTGGCCATCGACAACAAGCTGGCCGAAGGCTTCGACCCCGTCACCGAGGCCGATAAATCGGCCGAAACCGCCATCCGCGCCGTCATCGCCGAGACCTTCCCCGATCATGCGATCATCGGCGAGGAATGGGGCACGACCGGCAACAGCCAATATTCCTGGATCATCGACCCGGTCGATGGCACCCGCGCCTTCATTTCCGGCGCCCCCGTCTGGGGCACGCTGATCGGCTTTGCCCATAATGGCGTCGCCATTGCCGGCCTCATGAGCCAGCCCTTTATCGGGGAAACCTTCCTCGCCGTGCCCGGCCGCGCCACCTATCGCCGCGCGGGCGAAACCCAGCCCATCAGCACCAGCGGTCAGACCGAGCTGGCCCCCGCCCGGGTCTTTACCACGACGCCCTCCCTGTTCCGCACGCCCGAGCTCATGGCCAAGTGGAAAGCCGTCGAATCCGCCACGCGCCTCCAGCGTTTCGGCATGGATTGCTACGGCTATGCCCTGCTCGCCGCCGGCCATGCCGACCTCGTCATCGAGCCCTTCCTCAACACCTACGACATCGCCGCTTTGGTGCCGATCATTCGCGAAGCCGGCGGCGCCATTGCCTGCTGGGACGGCACCGAACCCACCGGCGGCGGCGACGTGGTAGCCGCGGCGACACCCGAACTGCTGCAAAAAGCGCTGGAACTGATCAACGCGGTGTAGGGGCACGACCTCAACGTGGAGGCGCCATCTCGCGGAAGTGGCAACATGCCGCCAAACACTCGATGTCACCCTCCCCTTGATGGGGAGGGCCAGGGAGGGGTGGAGGGGGGCCCCAATCTCAGCGCGACGACCCAGACCTAAACCGTCAGATCCGTAATAAACGCATCAAACGCCGCCAAAACCTGCCCGCGGATCGCGTCGTTCTCCATGAACAATTCATGCCGCGCCCCGCCCACCATCAAATGGTGCCCGGTGCGCATCCTCAGCCCCAGCCGCTCGATCGCTGCTGTCGACACCACCTCGTCGCGCGCCGCCGCCAGCATCAGCACCGGAATCTTGATGCGTCCGGGAAAATCGTCCCGCCCCGCCTCGGCCATGGCCCCAAAAGCCGCCGCCGCCCAGCGGATAGTGGGCGATCCCGTCTCCAGCCCCGGCTGGGCCTTCAGCACATCCACCATCCGCATATAACGCACCATGTCCGAGGTCAGCGGATTGCCCGGAAAGGTCAGGTCCGAGGCCGGCTTGTCGGCCCGCCGCCGCACCGGCACCTGCCCCAGCCCCAGAAAACTCAGCGTCTCGGTCACCCGCGCCATGCCGGTCATGCCAAGCGGCTGCCGGTCCAGCGCCAGCATGGGAGCCGACAGGAACATGCGCTCGAACATCATGCGGTCGCGCGTGCCGGCATTGAGGCAGGCGAGCCCTCCCATGGAATGGCCCACCAGATAATAAGGCCCTGGGCAATCGGGCAGCACAATCTGTCCGTAAAAGCTCTTGAGGTCGGTCCAGTAATCCTCGAACCGGTCGACATAGCCCAGGCTCTTATTGCCGATCAGCCGGTCCGAGCCGCCCTGCCCGCGCCAGTCGAACGTCGCCACGGCAAAGCCGCGCTTGCGAAAATCGGCGACCGTCTCGAAATATTTCTCGATGAATTCTGCCCGCCCCTGCACGAGGCAGATCGTGCCCCGCGGCGCGCCCTGCCCCTTGGGCCAGATCGCATAGCGCAGCCTCACCTTGTCGCTGGTCGAAAAATAGCCCGCCCGCACGCCTTCGGGCACCGGATTGGACGCAATATTGACCAGTTCGGGTCCATCGGGATCAACGATTATGGTCATGCGGGCTCAATTCGCTTGGGAGGTCACTGGCCTGCCATTCTACGCGGAAAACCTATGGGAAGCGTTAGTGTCCCTGGAAGCTTCCTTTTGGCGACTTCAAGCGCACCCGAACTACCCCCTCCATCGTCATTGCCCGGCTTGTCCGGGCAATCCATTCTGCCGCACCCGTTGAAAGATGGATCACCCGGACAAGCCGGGTGATGACGATAACGGAGAGATCGCGGGAAATTCCAACCCACATTCCCGCGAAAGCGGGAACCTCCGTTTTCTGTTGCCGCAGAAAGGCAAACAGCAAAAAGCCAGTGTCTGGTGGGGACACTGGCTTCTTGTTTAGGGTGCGGCCCATGCGGGGGGCGGATGATGGGCCGCGGGGCGTATCGGGATGTCTCCCAGACACGAGAATGGGTTTACGCCCCTCTGCCTGAACCAATCCGGACATGGCCGTTCATTTTCGGTTCATAATTCATTCAGCTTCGCCAGCCTTGAACCGCGCCCCACGCTCCCTACATCTTGTTGGCCCGCCGGATTTCCGGGGGCCCCGACCTACCCATTCCGCGTTCGCCTAATGCTGGGGACGCTTCATGCAGACCACCGGGAAACCCACGTTGCTCACAGGAGAATGTGACATGCAGACCATCGATTTTTCCCCCTTCTATCGTTCGACCGTCGGCTTCGACCGGCTGTTCAATCGCCTCGACACCCTGAGCGGCCAGGAAGCCAAAACCTACCCGCCCTATAATATCGAGCGCACCGGCGAAGATGCCTACCGCATTTCCATCGCCGTTGCCGGTTTCTCCAATGGCGATATCGCCATCGAAACCAAGGAAAACAGCCTCGTGGTCAAGGGCGCCAAGCCCCAGGAGAGCGCCGAGAAGGCCCGTGAATTCCTCCATCGCGGCATTGCCGAGCGCGCTTTCGAGCTGCGCTTCCAGCTGGCCGATTATGTCGAGGTTCAGGGCGCCACGCTCGAAAACGGCCTCCTCCATCTCGAACTGAAGCGCGAATTGCCCGAAAGCAAAAAGCCGCGCCAGATCGCGATCAATGGTGCTACTGCCACCATCGAGGACAAGTCCGTCAACTAACCCTGTCTCCTCCCGAGACGAGAGAAGGCGCGGTCCGCAAGGGCCGCGCTTTTTTGTTGGGATACCCCCTCCTAGCCTCCCCCTGATAGGGGGAGGAACCGTCTGGTGCTTAAAGCTCGATCGAGTCCAAGAGTGGAGCGATCCCTCCCCCTATCAGGGGGAGGCTAGGAGGGGGTACTCCGATGCCCGAACAATTCACCCCCCAACGGAACCCGGCACCCCACCCCCTAGTTGAAGCAGCGAGCCTCTTCCTCAAGGATCCAAGCAATGAAAACGCCCGCCATCAAGCTCTCCTCCAGCAATGCCAAATCCGCCGTCATCGACATCCTCAACGGACGCCTCGCCGACGCCATCGATCTGGCGCTGATCACCAAACAGGCGCATTGGAACCTCAAGGGCCCCAATTTCATCGCCGTCCATGAAATGCTCGATCCCATGCGCGCCGCCATCGACACCCATGCCGATACCATTGCCGAACGTGTCGCCCAGCTTGACGGCATCGCCCTGGGCACCAGCCAGATCGTCGCCAAAGCAACCAGGCTCGATCCCTATCCCACCGATATCCGCAAGTCGTCCGACCACCTGGCCGCCCTGGCCGAACGCTATGCGGCCCTCGCCAACCAGGTCCGCAAGGATATCGACGCCACCGCCGAAGCAGGCGACGCCGACGCCGCCGACATCCTCACCGCCTTCTCCCGCGACCTCGACAAGAACCTCTGGTTCATCAAGTCGCATCTGGAATAGGCGGAGAAAAGCGCTGGAAGCAGCTACAGTCGCCGCAGCTACCCCCACGCCCGATCGCCTTCCTCGGGCTTGACCCGAGGACCATTCGCCGCTTGCGCCGCATCGAGAGCGCCCCTCGGGTCAAGCCCGAGGGAAGCGGCTGTGGGTAAAAGCAAATGGATCCAAAGCACCGCGATCTGCAGCATCTCCCCAAGACACATCTAAGCGCGACGGACCTCCCACCTTTACGTCAAAGCCACCACGCCCTACTTTCCCGCCAAAACCAAGCGGGGCTCCCATGGCCGGAACGTTCCACCACTATTTCGAAGGCTGGCAGAAATATGCCGACAACGCCGCCGGCCGGCCGCCCCGCCCCCTATTGGTCGATGCCCTGCAGCTGATTTCCGCCCGCGACGCCGCCATTGATCTCGGCGCCGGCGCGCTGACCGATAGCCAATATCTGCTTGAACAAGGCTTTGCCTCGGTAACCGCCCTCGATTCGGCTCCCGTCGCCCAGGCCACGGCCGATACCTTCCCCGCCACCCGCTTCCGCTATGCCATCTCGACCTTCGAGGCCTTTGCTTTCCCGACTGCCGCTTATGACGTGGTCAATGCGCAATATGCCCTGCCCTTCATCGAGCCCGCCCATTTTCCCCGCGTCTTCGCCGCCATCCGCGCTTCGCTCAAGCCCGGCGGCCTGCTTGTCGGCCAGCTCTTTGGCGATCGCGACACCTGGGCCGGCAGCCCCGGCATGAATTTTCACACCGAGACATCGGCTCGTGCTCTCCTTGCCGATCTGACCCTGCTGCGCTTCGACGTCGAAGACGATGCCAATAGCAAGACCATGTCCGGCAGGCCTAAACACTGGCACGCCTTCCACATCATCGCCCGACGCTAGACTACGGAGACCAGCACCTTGCCTCACGAAATCGTCGGCCATGCCATCGTCTCCGCTGACGGCAAGATTGCCACCGCTGATGGGGACATGCCGGCCGAACTGCGCAATGATCTCGATTTCCAGCGCTTCCAGAGCCATCTCGACCGCGCCAATCTGGTGGTTGTCGGCCGCCAGGGGCATGAGCGGCACCCCAATCCCGGCCGCAAACGGCTCGTCGCCACGACCTCGGTACACGACCTCTCGCCCGATCCGGCCGACAAGCACGCCCATTTCTGGAACCCGTCCGGCCTGTCCTTCGAATCGGCGCTCGCCGCGCTCGGCGTTCCCGCCGATGGCAATGTCGCCATTACCGGGGTCTTCGATCTCTTCCGCGAACGCTTCACCGCCTTCGATCTGGCCGAATCCAATATCGTGCTGATCCGCGATGGCCAGCCCTGTTTCAGCACCGGCCACCCCCGGCTGGTCCTGGCCGATTGTGGACTTTTCCCCGTCAGTTTCGAGCCGCTGGACCCCCAGGCCAATGTCACCCTCACCCGCTGGCGGCGGCTCTCCGGCAGCGATCTCCTATGATTTCCTATAGGCTAATGGGAAATCTCCTATAGGACTTTTGCAAATCCGCTTGCAGCCAGTTTGGAATTATGCAAATGTGACCTTGTTAGGGCAGCACGACTGTCCTATCTGACGCGTCGCCCCGCTCTCCGCGGTCAGCACGCACGCTGGTCCGGCTGGCCCGCTATGCATTAGCGGAAACGGATAGGCGGAGCTAAGATCGAACGGCAGGACTTCGGTTCAGGCCGAGCCGAAAGGCGATGTTTGTGAGAACCGGAGCGGAGCGTACATGAGTACGTGAGCACCGGAAGCGCAGCAAACATTGACTTGCAGGCCGGCATCAACCGAAGGACAACGTTCGGAGGCTCGAAGTTGAGCGGCCATTTGGATGCAGTGCCGCTCCCCACGCATGGACGTATTTGCGAATGCGAGCCGTACTGTTGTAGTACGACCCGCCTGAACACTGCGCCCACCAGAGGACGAGACCGCATCCGCCCGCCGTTACCGGCACCATCAGGATGCACACGACATAGCAACATAGGCCCGGCAACGGGCTCGATCATTGAGCGAGGAACACGATATGGCACACGCGCGGAACGGACAAACATCTCCGGTCACCACCAAAGCCACCAATCGTAAAACTCTGATCGAGCATGGCCGTCGCGTCACTGGCCGGCCTGAGGCCCAGGGTCTCTATGATCCCGCCAATGAGCATGATGCCTGCGGCATCGGCATGATCGCCAATATCAAGAACAAGCCCAGCCACGAAGTGGTCGAAAAGGGTCTCGAAATCCTCGAGAACCTGGAACACCGCGGCGCCGTGGGTGCCGATCCCTTGATGGGCGACGGCGCCGGCATTCTGGTGCAGACCCCGCACGCCTTCTTCACGCAGGTGATGGGCTTCCCCCTGCCCGAAAAGCACCACTATGCCGTGGCCATGCTGTTCTATCCCAACATCACCGAGCTGCGCGACAAGTGCGCCGATGCCGTGCGGGGCGTCCTGGCCCGCGAAGGCCTGACCCTGCTGGGCGAACGCGTTGTCCCCACCGACAATTCCAAGCTCTCCGAAGGCGTCATCGCCACCCAGCCCATCATCGAGCAGATGGTCATCGCCCGCCCCGCCGGTCTCACGCTGGACGAGTTCGAGCGCAAGCTGCTGATCGTGCGCAAGGTGATCTCCAACACCGTCTATGCCGCCATCCCCGAAAGCGATAGCGACAACGGCTTCTATGTTGTGTCCATGTCCGCCCGCACGCTGGTCTATAAGGGCATGTTCCTCGCCTACCAGCTCAAGGCCTTCTTCCCGGACCTCAGCGACGAGCGCTTTGAATCCGCCATTGCCCTGGTGCATCAGCGCTTTTCGACCAACACCTTCCCAAGCTGGAAGCTGGCCCACCCCTATCGCATGACCACCCATAATGGTGAGATCAACACCATAAGGGGCAACGTCAACTGGATGGCCGCCCGCCAGGCGTCGGTGTCTTCGCCCCTGTTCGGCGACGACATCACCAAGATCTGGCCCATTTCCTATGAAGGCCAGTCCGACACGGCCTGCTTTGACAACGCGCTCGAATTCCTCGTGCGCGGCGGCTATTCCCTGCCCCACGCGGCCATGATGCTGATCCCCGAAGCCTGGGCCGGCAACCCGTTGATGGACGACACGCGGCGCGCCTTCTACGAATATCACGCGGCCCTGATGGAGCCATGGGACGGCCCCGCCGCCATGTCGCTATCGGACGGCCGCTATGTCGTCGCCACGCTGGACCGCAACGGCCTGCGCCCCGCCCGCTACCTTGTCACCAAGGAAGGCCATGTCGTCCTGGCGTCGGAATCCGGCGTGCTCGATATTCCGGACGAGGACATCGTCGAACGCTGGCGCCTGCAGCCCGGCCGCATGCTGCTGATCGACCTTGAAGAAGGCCGCATCATCTCCGACGACGAGATCAAGCGCACCCTGGCCACCAAAAACCCCTATGCCGAATGGCTCGCCCGCAGCCAGATCGTGCTCGAAGACCTGCCCGAGACCGAGCCCAAGGCTCCGGTCACCTCGGAATCCTTGCTCGATCGCATGCAGGCCTTTGGTTACACCCAGGAAGACATCAAGCTGTTGATGGCCCCCATGGCCACCACCGGCCAGGAAGCCGTTGGCTCGATGGGTACCGATACGCCCATCTCGGCGCTGAGCGACAAGTCGAAGCTCCTCTACACCTATTTCAAGCAGAACTTCGCCCAGGTCACCAATCCGCCCATCGATCCGATCCGCGAGGAATCGGTGATGAGCCTCGTCAGCTTCATCGGCCCGCGCCCCAACATCTTTGATCTCGAAGGCGTGTCCCACCAGAAGCGGCTCGAAGTGCGCCAACCCATTTTGACCAATGAGGATCTCGAAAAGATCCGCGCCATTGGCGACATGGACACCAACCAGTTCAAGACCAAGACCATCGACATCACCTATCCCGCCGATATGGGCGCGGTGGGCATGGAAGCGGCCATCTCGGCCATTTGCGAGCTTGCCGAAACCGCCGTGCGCGGCGAATATAACATCATCATCCTCTCCGACCGCCTGGTCGCTGCCGACCGCGTCGCCATTCCGGCGCTGCTGGCCACGGCGGCCGTCCATCACCACCTGATCCGCAAGGGCCTGCGCACCTCTTCGGGCCTCGTTGTCGAAACCGGCGAAGCCCGCGAAATGCACCATTTCGCCATGCTGGCCGGCTATGGCGCCGAAGCCATCAACCCTTATCTCGCCTTTGAAGCGCTTGCCGCTTTGCAAGCCGAGGGCGAATTCCCCGCCGAAGTCGATGCGCAGGAAGTGGTCTATCGCTACATCAAGTCCGTGGGTAAGGGCCTGCTCAAGGTCATGTCCAAGATGGGCATTTCCACCTACCAGTCCTATTGCGGCGCGCAGATTTTCGACGCGGTCGGCCTCAAGACCGATTTCGTCAAGCGCTTCTTCTTCGGCACCGCCACCTCCATTGAAGGCGTTGGCCTCTCCGAAGTCGCCGAGGAAACCGTGCGCCGCCACCGCGACGCCTTTGGCGACGATGTGGTGCTGCGCAAGGCGCTCGATGTGGGCGGGGAATATATGTACCGCATCCGCGGCGAAAAGCATGCCTGGAGCCCCGACGTCGTCGCCGATCTCCAGCACGCCGTCCGCACCAAGGATGAATCGCCCGAAACCGCGCAGGACCGCTATAACAGCTTTGCCGAACGCGTGAACTCCGGCGAAAACGGCTATCTCGCCATTCGCAACCTGTTCGACATCAAGCCGCTCGGCGCCCCCGTGGCCCTCGACGAAGTCGAACCGGCCGTCGATATCGTCAAGCGTTTCGTCACCGGCGCCATGTCCTTCGGCTCGATTTCGCGCGAAGCCCACACCACCCTCGCCCAGGCGATGAACCGCATTGGCGGCAAGTCCAATACCGGCGAAGGCGGCGAGGAGCCCGATCGCTATAAGCCCCTGCCCGATGGCAGCCAAAACCCGCTCCGCTCTGCCATCAAGCAGATCGCCTCGGGCCGCTTCGGCGTCACCACCGAATATCTGGTCAATGCCGATGCGCTGCAGATCAAGGTCGCGCAGGGCGCCAAGCCCGGCGAAGGCGGCCAATTGCCCGGCCACAAGGTCGATTGGATCGTCGCCAAGACGCGCCATTCCACCCCCGGCGTGGGCCTCATCAGCCCGCCGCCGCACCACGATATCTATTCCATCGAAGATCTCGCCCAGCTCATTTACGATCTCAAGAACGTCAATGAACAAGCCGATATCTCGGTCAAGCTGGTTTCCGAAGTCGGCGTCGGCACTGTTGCCGCCGGCGTCGCGAAGGCCCGCGCCGATCACATCACCGTCTCCGGCTATGATGGTGGCACCGGCGCGTCCCCGCTGACCTCGCTCAAGCATGCCGGCGGCCCGTGGGAAATCGGCCTCGCCGAAACCCACCAGACCCTGGTGCTGAACCGCCTGCGCAGCCGCGTCGTCCTGCAGGTCGATGGCGGCCTCAAGACCGGCCGTGACGTCCTCATCGGCGCCCTGCTTGGCGCCGACGAATTCGGCTTCTCGACCGCGCCATTGATCGCGGCCGGCTGCATCATGATGCGCAAGTGCCATCTCAACACCTGCCCGGTTGGCGTCGCCACCCAGGACCCGGTGCTGCGCAAGCGCTTCAAGGGCACGCCCGAACACGTCATCAACTACTTCTTCTTCATCGCCGAAGAGCTGCGTGGCCTGTTGGCCGAGCTGGGCGCCAAGACGCTGAACGAATTGGTCGGCCGCTCCGACCTGCTCGATCAGAAGCGCCTCAAGGACCATTGGAAGAGCGAAGGTGTCGATTTCACCAAGCTGTTCTACAAGCCCGAGGCCATTGGCGGGGATACCCTGTTCCATTCCGAATTCCAGAACCACCATCTGGAAGCCGTGCTCGATCGCAAGCTGATCGAGCTGGCCCAGCCGGCTCTGGACACTGGCACCGCCGTCCAGTTCGAGCTGCCCATCCGCAGCCGCGACCGCTCGGCCGGCGCCATGCTGTCGGGCGCCCTGGCCCGCAAGTATGGACATGAAGGCCTGCCGGACGACACTATTTCGATCAAGCTGACCGGCACTGCCGGCCAGGCCTTCGGCGCCTTCCTCGCCCGTGGCATTTCCATCGATATGGTGGGCGACGCCAATGACTATGTCGGCAAGGGCCTTTCCGGCGGCCGCATCGTCGTGCGCCCCTCCGACAAGGTCACCTTCGTCCCCGAAAAGTCGATCATCGTCGGCAATACCGTGCTCTACGGCGCCATTGCGGGCGAAGCCTATTTCCGCGGCGTCGCCGGGGAACGCTTCGCCGTCCGCAATTCCGGCGCCATCGCGGTGGTCGAAGGCACCGGCGATCATGGCTGCGAATATATGACCGGCGGTGTCGTCGTCGTCATCGGCTCCACCGGCCGCAATTTCGCGGCCGGCATGAGTGGCGGCGTCGCCTATGTGCTCGATGAAGACGAGACCTTCCGCGACCGCTGTAACCTGGCCATGGTCGATCTCGAACCGGTGCAGGAAGAAGAAGAACTGATGCAGCAGCTCCACCATCACGGTGGGGATCTCGAATGGCATGGCCGCGTCGACATCTCAGGCGACATGACCCGCCATGACGATGAGCGCCTGCACCAGCTCATCTCCAACCACCTGCACTATACCGGCTCCACCCGCGCCAAGTTCATCCTCGACAACTGGGTCGAGATGCGTCCGAAATTCGTCAAGGTGATGCCGGTCGAATACCGCCGCGCCATCCGCGAAATGGAAAAAAAGCGCGCGGCAGGCGGCCTTGGCATGGCGGCGGCGGAATAATGCTGACGCTCTATGGCAACCTTGGGTCCGGCAACGTCCTCAAGGTCAAGTATATTGCCGATGCCACCGGCACGCCCTTCGTCCTGCACGAGATCGCGTCGCGCTCCGGCGCGACTGCGACGCCTGAATTTTTGAAGCTCAATCCGGCGGGCCAGATGCCGGTCGTCGTCCTCGACGATGGTCGTCCCCTGGCCCAGTCCAACGCCATCCTGCGCTATCTGGCCCGGGGCACGCGTTTCCTGCCCGAGGATGCCTATCAGGCCGCCAAGGTGGACGAATGGCTGTTCTGGGAGCAGTACAGCCATGAGCCGACCGTGGCGGTTGCCCGGGCCCGCGTCGTCTATGATGGCCAGAGCTTTGCCGAACTGGACCCCGCGCTCGTGACGCGCGGCAACAAGGCGCTCGACCTGATGGAAGTGGCCTTGACGGGCCGCACCTTCCTCGTCGGCGAGACCATGACCATCGCCGATATCGCGCTCCTGGCCTATACGCGCCAGGCGCCGCAGGGCGGTTTCGATCTCAATGGGCGGCCCGCGCTTCTGCGCTGGATTGCCGCCTGCGAACAAGAACTCGGACTACCTGCCTTCTCGGCAGCAGCACATTAGGAGGAAAGCATGGGTAAGGTAACAGGCTTTCTCGAGATCGAGCGCGAAGAATCCCGCTACGAACCGGCATCCGACCGCATCCGTCACTTTGGCGAATTCACCATTCCCATGTCCGAGGGCCGGGTCACCGATCAGGCCGCCCGCTGCATGGATTGCGGCATTCCCTTCTGCCATGGCGATACCGGCTGCCCGGTCAACAACCAGATCCCGGACTGGAACGACCTCGTCTATAATGGCGATTGGGAAGAGGCTGCGCGCAACCTCCACTCCACCAACAATTTCCCCGAATTCACCGGCCGCATCTGCCCCGCCCCCTGCGAGGAAGCCTGCACGCTGAACCTGGAAGATACCCCCGTCGCCATCAAGACGGTCGAGCAGGCCATTGCCGATAAGGCCATCCGCTCCGGCTGGATCAAGCCGCAGGTCAACACTGCCAAGACCGGCAAGTCGGTCGGCATTGTCGGCTCCGGTCCCGCCGGTTTGGCCGCTGCCCAGCAACTGGCCCGCGCCGGTCACGATGTTCATCTCTATGAACGCGAACCCAAGGCCGGCGGGCTGATGCGCTATGGCATTCCCGACTTCAAGATGGAGAAGGACCATATCGACTTCCGCGTCGAGCAGATGGAAGCCGAGGGCGTCACCTTCCACTATGGCGTCAATGTCGGGGTCAACACGCCCCTGTCCGATCTCCAGGCCCGCCATGACGCCGTGCTGCTCTGCGGTGGCTCGGAAAAGCCGCGTGATGTCGATGCCGAAGGCACCCATCTCAATGGCGTCCACTTCGCCATGCCCTTCCTCGTGCAGCAGAACCGGCGCCTGGGCGGCGAGGATGTCAGCAACGAGCTCCAGCTCACCGCTGCCGGCAAGCATGTCGTGGTCGTGGGTGGTGGCGATACCGCAAGTGACTGTGTCGGCACGTCTTTCCGCCAGGGCGCCATTGCCGTCACCCAGCTCGACGTCCGCCCCCAGCCACCCGAGCTGGAGAACAAGCTGACCAATTGGCCCAATTGGGCGGTCAAGATGCGCACCTCCTCCTCCCAGGCCGAAGGCGCTATCCGCGAATTCGCCGCCGGCACCATGAAGATCGTCGGCAATGCCAAGGGTCAGGTCATCGGCGTCGAATGCGCCCGCGTCGATCGCAAGCGTCAGCCCATCCCCGGCACCGAGTTTTTGATCAAGGCGGATATCGTCCTGCTTGCCATCGGCTTCGCCTCGCCCATCCACGAAGGCATGCTGACCGAACTCGGCGCCCAGTTCGACAAGCGCGGCAATCTCTTCGCCGATACCCTGAGCTACAAGACCACCGTCCCCA of Devosia yakushimensis contains these proteins:
- the gltB gene encoding glutamate synthase large subunit, with translation MAHARNGQTSPVTTKATNRKTLIEHGRRVTGRPEAQGLYDPANEHDACGIGMIANIKNKPSHEVVEKGLEILENLEHRGAVGADPLMGDGAGILVQTPHAFFTQVMGFPLPEKHHYAVAMLFYPNITELRDKCADAVRGVLAREGLTLLGERVVPTDNSKLSEGVIATQPIIEQMVIARPAGLTLDEFERKLLIVRKVISNTVYAAIPESDSDNGFYVVSMSARTLVYKGMFLAYQLKAFFPDLSDERFESAIALVHQRFSTNTFPSWKLAHPYRMTTHNGEINTIRGNVNWMAARQASVSSPLFGDDITKIWPISYEGQSDTACFDNALEFLVRGGYSLPHAAMMLIPEAWAGNPLMDDTRRAFYEYHAALMEPWDGPAAMSLSDGRYVVATLDRNGLRPARYLVTKEGHVVLASESGVLDIPDEDIVERWRLQPGRMLLIDLEEGRIISDDEIKRTLATKNPYAEWLARSQIVLEDLPETEPKAPVTSESLLDRMQAFGYTQEDIKLLMAPMATTGQEAVGSMGTDTPISALSDKSKLLYTYFKQNFAQVTNPPIDPIREESVMSLVSFIGPRPNIFDLEGVSHQKRLEVRQPILTNEDLEKIRAIGDMDTNQFKTKTIDITYPADMGAVGMEAAISAICELAETAVRGEYNIIILSDRLVAADRVAIPALLATAAVHHHLIRKGLRTSSGLVVETGEAREMHHFAMLAGYGAEAINPYLAFEALAALQAEGEFPAEVDAQEVVYRYIKSVGKGLLKVMSKMGISTYQSYCGAQIFDAVGLKTDFVKRFFFGTATSIEGVGLSEVAEETVRRHRDAFGDDVVLRKALDVGGEYMYRIRGEKHAWSPDVVADLQHAVRTKDESPETAQDRYNSFAERVNSGENGYLAIRNLFDIKPLGAPVALDEVEPAVDIVKRFVTGAMSFGSISREAHTTLAQAMNRIGGKSNTGEGGEEPDRYKPLPDGSQNPLRSAIKQIASGRFGVTTEYLVNADALQIKVAQGAKPGEGGQLPGHKVDWIVAKTRHSTPGVGLISPPPHHDIYSIEDLAQLIYDLKNVNEQADISVKLVSEVGVGTVAAGVAKARADHITVSGYDGGTGASPLTSLKHAGGPWEIGLAETHQTLVLNRLRSRVVLQVDGGLKTGRDVLIGALLGADEFGFSTAPLIAAGCIMMRKCHLNTCPVGVATQDPVLRKRFKGTPEHVINYFFFIAEELRGLLAELGAKTLNELVGRSDLLDQKRLKDHWKSEGVDFTKLFYKPEAIGGDTLFHSEFQNHHLEAVLDRKLIELAQPALDTGTAVQFELPIRSRDRSAGAMLSGALARKYGHEGLPDDTISIKLTGTAGQAFGAFLARGISIDMVGDANDYVGKGLSGGRIVVRPSDKVTFVPEKSIIVGNTVLYGAIAGEAYFRGVAGERFAVRNSGAIAVVEGTGDHGCEYMTGGVVVVIGSTGRNFAAGMSGGVAYVLDEDETFRDRCNLAMVDLEPVQEEEELMQQLHHHGGDLEWHGRVDISGDMTRHDDERLHQLISNHLHYTGSTRAKFILDNWVEMRPKFVKVMPVEYRRAIREMEKKRAAGGLGMAAAE
- a CDS encoding glutathione S-transferase family protein, giving the protein MTLYGNLGSGNVLKVKYIADATGTPFVLHEIASRSGATATPEFLKLNPAGQMPVVVLDDGRPLAQSNAILRYLARGTRFLPEDAYQAAKVDEWLFWEQYSHEPTVAVARARVVYDGQSFAELDPALVTRGNKALDLMEVALTGRTFLVGETMTIADIALLAYTRQAPQGGFDLNGRPALLRWIAACEQELGLPAFSAAAH
- a CDS encoding glutamate synthase subunit beta, encoding MGKVTGFLEIEREESRYEPASDRIRHFGEFTIPMSEGRVTDQAARCMDCGIPFCHGDTGCPVNNQIPDWNDLVYNGDWEEAARNLHSTNNFPEFTGRICPAPCEEACTLNLEDTPVAIKTVEQAIADKAIRSGWIKPQVNTAKTGKSVGIVGSGPAGLAAAQQLARAGHDVHLYEREPKAGGLMRYGIPDFKMEKDHIDFRVEQMEAEGVTFHYGVNVGVNTPLSDLQARHDAVLLCGGSEKPRDVDAEGTHLNGVHFAMPFLVQQNRRLGGEDVSNELQLTAAGKHVVVVGGGDTASDCVGTSFRQGAIAVTQLDVRPQPPELENKLTNWPNWAVKMRTSSSQAEGAIREFAAGTMKIVGNAKGQVIGVECARVDRKRQPIPGTEFLIKADIVLLAIGFASPIHEGMLTELGAQFDKRGNLFADTLSYKTTVPKVYAAGDMRRGQSLVVWAIREGRQAARSIDFDLMGKTDLPR